The window ggatggtcttcatccatcatgtgggccccgcaTCTGCCTGGTACCACCTGAGCCCAGCCTATATTAAAAATGTCCTATTTGATTTTTCATCTTTGCAAAGCAAAGCTGCAAGTTTTTGCTGTTTTGACTTACCTTGTGCTGTTTCTCCAGATACGGGGGAGTAAGCTTCATAATCGTGTCAGGTATGTCAGAACTTATTTCTCAGTTTTTGGTTGCATAGATGTCATGAACTGGGATGATATTGTAGTTCTTttagctattattattattattattatttctgaGTAACTACATCGAGAAGGAGATGCATGCATTTTCTTTCATTATTGCTGCCAGCTGTGTTATTATTGATGCTTTAAAACTCAGTCAGGACTGGGGGGTAAAACCTGTTCGGACCAGTTAGGCCACCAAAATGGGccaggtcaccttaaaacctgttCAGTTCTGGGGACATCtgtatttgtaaaaataaaaataaaacaattttaaCTGCGTCCTTCAAAGGTTGAACCCAATACTAATATTTGAATAGCAAACATTCCAACCATCAGATAAGCTGCTAATTTGCTCAACTTATATAAGTTATCAAATAAAATAGATAACTGGGCCATAACGGGCCATTTGACCTGGGCCATCCATCGAGGCCCTgcacaaaggaaaaaagaaaaagaaagaaagaaaaagtaacAGTGGCATGGAGCCGGTTGTTTTGCGGTCTGATTCATTAACATGTCCAATATCTATCAACCATATGAAATGATAGTAGCCGCCTGATGAAAAGGACAATTAGAACTGCTGGTCCAAACTTATGAGGGCACAGTTGGGCAGTTAGAATCATGTTTTGAAATACCTGTTTTGGTCCCTGACTGTCTCAGGTTTGAAACCGACTTGTATTATTGTAACCAAGTGGTATGATTTGTTTGAAACTCGGCAAGCCGTGGAACCAATACAGAAGGCTACTAAAACCTTACTttgcaaataaaaattaagaaaaaaaatcataagaagtcagaaaaattatgaaaatgagACCAAAAAACAATTATTACAAATTTTGATACCTTTACACAACTTAGATTAGTAAGTTCAAACCCAAATTTACACAAATCAGTTAATAAGCACATGGGACCACACAACATTTACATGACTTGCGTTAACGTAGTCTACATAAAAATCAATCTTAATCCATGAATTGATTTGGGTTATCGTCTGGTTCTTCATCAGCATCATCATTGCTAGCCTCTCCTTGCCGTCACCTCCACCACCAAAATCAATATGAGTGGCACTATTGTTATTGCCCCGCCTGCTAGGACTGTGTGGTCCTCACTGCCATCAACCGTCTATGGCAGCAGCCCCACCATGGCCTCCGCTGCCACCGCCACGTCCAAAATCAGTATGAGCAGCACTACTGATACACCTTGAATTGTGGTCGTTGTTGTCACTATCGACTTTCTATGGCTGCGATTGTGAAGCAACTACTGCAGTGGAGAGTACGATTTTGTATTTTTATGAGTCATTCATCTAATGGGGCCCTTGAAAAAGTTTAGTCCATTGTCATCTTGAAATAATTTATTAGATTATTAGGTGCTATTACGAACCATAGTTACAAACTCTAATTAAATAGATTATTAGAGTTTGGTGTTCATGTTTTATACTGTCTCCATCTCTCTCAACCATTCCATTAATTTTATTATGGCAGTTTTTACATGGTTGAACATCCATGTAATGGTTAGGGATCAATCGATTTTCAAGCTGTGGTTGCGTGTAGATGCAACTGACATCTCCAAGAGAAATTTCCATATAATTTTTATGATTTCTAGGAATGGTGTTTTGCTGCAATAGTAGTACTAGGATGGGTTACCTCCCCTTTTGCTGAtttcaattagttgggataatgcttagatcatgatgacgatgatgttttgtaccttcttcttaacaaatcaCAGTGCCTTGATCTGATGGTATGGGAATGTATGACAGTGCTGCTCCTCCGCCTCTTCAAGCCGGAACATTTTCTCGGGGGGTTGTGACAATGCGATGTGATATCTCGACTTGTAGTTCGGCTCACATATCGCTTTTAGTATCGGGTAGCGCACAAACGTGCTTTGATGATCAGGTAAATATGATGTGTGAGGTATCATATGATGCTCGATCTAGAGGAATGCCAATTATGTGACCCGTCAATGACACAACTGAGGCCACCTTCGTGTAACTCAAGCTTTCATCTGGTGGGCACCATTTTACATGTGATGCCATAATATTTCACCTATCAGATGAACCTGACCATCTGTTGGATATGGACAATTACAACCAATGGCTCACATTAAAAATCAGCTCAAATCAGATAGGATCTTCCACGGGTGGACTTCTGGGGTATCCACCGTCCACCATAGCAACCATCATATGAACAGCTTGCATCATAGATAGATGGGCACAATATGTGTAGTCTATTGGGATACTCAAATATTGTATTTTTGTTTGATGTATTTAGATGATAAAGTTGTTTCCTCCTAGGAGACTTTCAAGCTCTGCTTATCGAGTTGTTTTCCATTGATGGACAGCTTTTGGAATGTCATATAAAGAACGAAGTAATTGAGAAGAGCCAGTTAGTGCATGCAGTGCCTAACTGTGAGGAAGGCAAACCCTCTTTTTCTGAGCCTCGGAAATCCGCTTCAAtagcatgtggggccaccatattcGAAGTTTGCATGAAGGTTCCGACATGGGCTGCACAGGTTTCTTTCCCTTGCCAAACTGTTATTCTGTCGAGTCTCTTTTGTGTTTCTTGGTGTAGTTGATCGATTTTCCTTGGGTTTTTACAAAAAAAGCGGCATATACAATGATTGGTTAGaagaaataaatttatttttgtttGACCCATGACTGATACAGGCAGGACCATCTTGCTGTAACAtgcgacacacacacacacacacacgcacgcacctgAGCAGTTGCTTGATTGAACATTGTATAATTCCTCTCTATGGAAGTCCAAGTTACTCCCTATTAATTGACCCAGGTTTTGGCTGTACCAGGTCTTGAGAAGTTTTAGCTTTTTTGACCACGTTGATCTTGGTTTCATTTCCAGCATTTGCTTGAACCCatgttgtgacttgtgattgctGTATGTCTTCATATGCCTGCCATTACAGGTTTTGAGGCAGCTTGCGCCTGAAGTCTCCTACCGTAGCTTGGTTACGCTCGGCATTGCCAGCATTCAGGGATTGACTGTTGCTGCTTTCGAGAAAGAGGATGCTGAAcgccttcttttcttttgtacAAGGCAAGCAAAAGACCCGCATCTGAAAGACACGGTTCTCTGTAGTCTGCCGAGCTGGTTTAAGCCACCTGCTCCTAGCAGAAAAAGGCCAGAGCCGTGCCAAGAAACAAGATGTGTCACAAGTAGTGATATGGTGGACAAGAACGGAGTGAGGAATCCAAATGTAGAACATGAGGACATTAAGGAAACTGAATTGATAGAACGGGCTCGCATGCCGTTGGTACCCGTTAGACTGAAATTGAAGGTAGCTGCCATGAGGCCTGTTCCTCACACACGGCAACACAAAATGCTGCCGTTTTTGGGAATATCGGAAGCCAACATGTATGATGCGAACCAGGCAAAGGCTAGCTTGCCGATCGTTCCCTCCACGAAGCACAATCACGTGCCCCCACCTCCCACCACACATCGAAAATCAATGTCAAGTTCTTTTCAGGCTCAGCAGATTATTTCTTTGAATCCACTGCCGCTGAAGAAACATGGGTGTGGTCGGAGTCCGATTCAAGTTTGTTCAGAAGTAAGTTGTTCTGTTACTGCCTTCATGTGCAGTTTGAAAATGTTCACTGCAGTTTGAAAGCCAAGCAATCTGTCTCTGCTTCTTTGTTCAGTTTGGTTGGCTCGACTTGTTAGTCtgtttgcctatttataagaattgAATCTGGAAAGGTTCAGGGCTCTGTAGAGCCAAGtgatagtgctcctagttgcatagaGATGTTTGGACAGTTTGATCAATTGATCTGGAGTGTCCAATAGAGACAGCCCAGACTTCTCGGGACACCATGCAAAAAATCACGCTGATCATATGATCCTATCAATCTGAAAGTCTGCTGTCTTTAATATATCCATTTGTTTCCTGAGCCATGGATAGGGTGGTTAGGAATGTCCTgtcaaagtgattctttagaactaCAAGCAATCAATGGTAAGGCCCCatcaaatagatggttcaaaATGTTCATTTGGACCTATTTTCCATAAAAATTTTGGCCATCCATTGTGtaagccattgatcagatggtttggatcaaggaTTTATTGATTGGACAATTCATGACCCACTATGCAACTAGAGGCACTATACATGTGCCCTGGGAGCAGCAGATCATTTATTATCTCAAAATGTAAATGCTACACAAGTTAAAATTGGTGATTATTAAAGGGTAAAAAGAGAGACTTTCTTTTTAGGttcgtttggttgcaccaaatataatGATATCAACCAAACTCACTCTTAGAGAAGAGTTCATTTGTTCCAAAAGAAACCCATTATAAGTTCATAGCACAATTTTTATTAAGGTATATATGAATCTCAGCTGACTCCTGGTGAGTCGACTGACTATTCTCCACGTGAATCAATTCTCGACCATGTCTGGGGTTTTGGTTAAAATGAGTCTGGTTTGTTCTGAGTTTCTTTTATAAACTGTCATTTTTGCCCATGCCATGTTTTCATACCTGGGTATCCCTTTTCTTTGTTATATATTTCCATTGCAGGAGGAATTTCTGAGGGATGTCATGCAGTTTCTAATCCTTCGTGGGCATAACCGGCTTATCCCTCAAGGCGGGCTGGCCGAATTCCCAGACGCAATACTCAATGCGAAGCGTCTGGACCTGTACAATCTATATAGAGAGGTAAGCCATTCGCCTTTCTTGTTTGGTTGAATGATTGGGCAAGGCTCGCCGATGTGAACCATACCCTATTTTTATATACGGTTCTCTTGGAAGAATCTCATTCCTCCAATGTGAGATCATAACCATTCATGTCTTTATCTATTTCAGGTGGTTTCTCGTGGAGGGTTTCATGTTGGGAATGGCATCAATTGGAAAGGACAGGTTTTCTCGAAGATGCGCAACCACACGATGGCCAACAGAATGACTGTAAGTCCTTGCCTCCCGTGCACACATCTGTCCATGTGCTCGCTTAGATGTAATCAATTGGTACATAAACACTAGAGATTGAGGAAGAGCTCTTATGTGATATATGAGCCCTACAGtagatgggacccatcatgaacATGAACtcgttaaaaaagaaaaaaagaaaaaaaggctgCTACTCCCAACTCACAGGCAGCCACCCAATGAGCAGGACTGACTAGCTGGATTTGTGTATTGCTGAAAAGCAGTGAAAAAGTACTAAAAAAGCAAATGAACAAAGCATATTTAAGCAAACAACCTTATCAAATCCGGCTGTTGATGGGTTGGCCCGGGTTTTGAACAGGTCGGGCTGGACCTGTCTGGCTTGGCCTATTCAGAAATTTTGGCTGTCCCGTTCCAGTGTTGGCCATTAAATGCAGTAAATTTATTAAGCGGAATTCTTCTCGACAGCTGTTTTGGATATTACATTTTCTGACTGGCACTTCTTCAATCCCTCACCTTCTTCTGTGATAATTGCTGCAGGGTGTTGGGAATACATTAAAAAGGCACTATGAAACGTATCTCTTGGAGTACGAATTAGCACACGACGACGTTGATGGAGAGTGCTGCTTACTCTGTCACAGGTCTTAATCTCATTCTTATCTTGTTTCTTTTCTAATCTTTCCTGTCATATCCCTTTTTCGGAGTAGTTACTGATCATTGGGAGGCTGGGAACCTATCAACAGTAGTGCTGCTGGCGATTGGGTGAATTGTGGCATATGCGGGGAGTGGGCCCACTTTGGTTGTGATAGACGGCAGGGTCTTGGCGCATTCAAGGTACACAAATCTCTGCCATCTCTTCCTCTCTTTATCTGACATTCAGTCCCTAAATAATGCTGAATTGGAATAAAACAGTGGATTTAGTGGCATTCA of the Magnolia sinica isolate HGM2019 chromosome 7, MsV1, whole genome shotgun sequence genome contains:
- the LOC131251779 gene encoding AT-rich interactive domain-containing protein 4 — its product is MFHAQVPPRQTCCLLAVFCRKVADNQKLKVGDGRPLYPFPELVSSGRLEVQTLTNPTTDEFKHALESSEPNFVYLQGEQLLNEEEIGPLMWGDVDLSSVEAISGLFGSTLPTTVYLETPNGEKLAEALHSKGVPYVIYWKNAFSCYAACHFRQALLSVVQSSCSHTWDAFQLAHASFRLYCVRNNHVSPSNCQKVSGKLGPRLLGEPPKINIVPPENEVEEEEEGSPNAPAIKIYDDDVSMRFLVCGEPCTLDACLLGSLEDGLNALLNIEIRGSKLHNRVSAAPPPLQAGTFSRGVVTMRCDISTCSSAHISLLVSGSAQTCFDDQLLECHIKNEVIEKSQLVHAVPNCEEGKPSFSEPRKSASIACGATIFEVCMKVPTWAAQVLRQLAPEVSYRSLVTLGIASIQGLTVAAFEKEDAERLLFFCTRQAKDPHLKDTVLCSLPSWFKPPAPSRKRPEPCQETRCVTSSDMVDKNGVRNPNVEHEDIKETELIERARMPLVPVRLKLKVAAMRPVPHTRQHKMLPFLGISEANMYDANQAKASLPIVPSTKHNHVPPPPTTHRKSMSSSFQAQQIISLNPLPLKKHGCGRSPIQVCSEEEFLRDVMQFLILRGHNRLIPQGGLAEFPDAILNAKRLDLYNLYREVVSRGGFHVGNGINWKGQVFSKMRNHTMANRMTGVGNTLKRHYETYLLEYELAHDDVDGECCLLCHSSAAGDWVNCGICGEWAHFGCDRRQGLGAFKDYAKTDGLEYICPHCSLTSFRRKSQKTANGYS